Proteins from a single region of Thiomicrorhabdus sp. Kp2:
- the leuB gene encoding 3-isopropylmalate dehydrogenase has protein sequence MTQEVLILPGDGIGPEITAEAVKVLEALKVSDGLDISMTEDLVGGAAYDVHGVPLADETMAKAHAADAVLLGAVGGYKWESLDISVRPEKGLLRLRSEMQLFANLRPAFLYPQLADASTLKPEIVAGLDILIVRELTGGIYFGQPRGIRTLENGERQGFNTYVYSESEIKRIAHVAFQAAMKRNKKLTSVDKANVLEVTELWREIVDDVSKEYPEVEVKHMYVDNAAMQLVLNPKQFDVMVTGNMFGDILSDEASMLTGSIGMLASASLDANNKGMYEPSHGSAPDIAGQNLANPLATILSAAMMLRYSLGREDLAVKIENAVGKVLDQGLRTGDIYSDGMTRVSCSEMGDAVVAAL, from the coding sequence ATGACACAAGAAGTATTGATTTTACCTGGTGATGGTATTGGTCCTGAAATTACAGCGGAAGCCGTAAAAGTATTAGAAGCATTAAAAGTATCTGATGGTTTAGATATTTCTATGACAGAAGATCTTGTTGGTGGTGCGGCTTATGATGTTCATGGTGTACCTTTAGCAGATGAAACAATGGCAAAAGCACATGCGGCCGATGCGGTGCTTCTTGGTGCTGTGGGTGGATATAAGTGGGAGTCTCTGGATATCTCAGTTCGTCCAGAAAAAGGACTGTTACGTTTACGCTCTGAGATGCAGTTGTTTGCAAATCTACGTCCAGCATTTTTGTATCCTCAGTTGGCGGACGCCTCAACATTAAAGCCTGAAATCGTTGCAGGTTTAGATATATTAATCGTGCGTGAACTAACAGGTGGCATCTATTTTGGTCAGCCTCGTGGTATTCGTACTTTAGAAAACGGTGAGCGCCAAGGTTTTAATACTTATGTGTATTCAGAATCTGAAATTAAACGTATTGCCCATGTGGCTTTTCAAGCGGCTATGAAACGTAATAAAAAGCTGACTTCGGTTGATAAAGCGAATGTGTTGGAAGTGACTGAACTATGGCGTGAAATTGTTGACGATGTTTCTAAAGAGTACCCAGAAGTTGAAGTAAAACACATGTATGTGGATAACGCAGCTATGCAGTTGGTGTTAAATCCAAAGCAGTTTGACGTTATGGTAACTGGCAATATGTTTGGCGATATTTTGTCTGATGAAGCCTCAATGTTGACAGGCTCTATTGGTATGTTGGCCTCAGCTTCTTTAGATGCAAATAATAAAGGTATGTATGAGCCGAGTCATGGTTCCGCACCTGATATTGCAGGGCAAAATTTAGCAAATCCGTTGGCAACTATCTTGTCTGCCGCCATGATGTTACGTTACTCTTTAGGGCGTGAAGATTTGGCGGTAAAAATTGAAAATGCAGTAGGTAAAGTATTAGACCAAGGTTTACGTACGGGTGATATTTACTCTGATGGCATGACTCGCGTTTCTTGTAGTGAAATGGGTGACGCTGTTGTTGCAGCGCTTTAA
- a CDS encoding peptidoglycan DD-metalloendopeptidase family protein, giving the protein MRNYFTVTISDVHGSRHYSFKHFFRKFAWVMIAVFMLIWSVGAVSLWWLAYQAQELEEHNEQMVAAYNEVLLKTKTDYERLLEEKDNLEIDLEQKSAQVEFLDQSLQGLESLVGIDAEEPEKLPYEERVKQVQLNTLGKSLMLSMTPSGHAVLDYRGLTSKYGYRNHPLTGKRHLHGGIDYRGKTGDDVVATADGVVQFSSYNSDSGFGNLVTILHANGFKTRYGHLSQRSVKVGDVVHQGQKIGEIGSTGRSSGPHLHYEVWFLHHRLNPQPFDQWKIDKYDDIFTKVKGVPWASLSLSVDQIVKKVEKQLSPTVASLAVK; this is encoded by the coding sequence ATGAGAAATTATTTTACCGTCACAATCAGCGACGTACATGGCTCACGCCATTATTCGTTTAAGCATTTTTTTCGTAAATTTGCTTGGGTGATGATAGCGGTATTTATGCTTATTTGGAGTGTTGGTGCTGTCTCACTTTGGTGGCTAGCTTATCAAGCTCAGGAGCTAGAAGAGCATAATGAGCAAATGGTTGCAGCTTATAATGAGGTTTTATTAAAAACCAAAACTGATTATGAGCGTTTACTTGAAGAGAAAGATAATCTTGAGATTGATTTAGAGCAAAAAAGTGCTCAAGTTGAGTTTTTAGATCAGTCTCTACAAGGCTTGGAAAGTCTGGTTGGAATTGATGCTGAAGAGCCTGAGAAACTGCCTTATGAAGAGCGAGTGAAACAGGTACAGCTTAATACGCTTGGAAAAAGTCTGATGTTAAGCATGACTCCGAGCGGACATGCAGTACTTGACTATAGAGGTTTAACGAGTAAATACGGCTATCGAAATCATCCATTAACTGGAAAACGCCACTTGCATGGCGGTATAGATTACCGAGGTAAAACGGGTGATGATGTGGTTGCTACGGCCGACGGGGTGGTTCAATTTTCATCTTATAACTCAGACAGTGGTTTTGGTAACCTTGTAACGATTCTCCATGCTAATGGCTTTAAAACCCGATATGGGCATTTGAGTCAGCGTTCAGTAAAAGTGGGTGATGTGGTTCATCAAGGGCAAAAAATTGGTGAAATTGGTTCTACAGGTCGCTCTTCTGGGCCGCATTTACATTATGAAGTCTGGTTTTTGCATCATAGACTGAATCCACAGCCGTTTGACCAGTGGAAAATTGATAAATATGATGACATTTTTACAAAAGTTAAAGGGGTACCATGGGCATCTTTAAGTCTAAGCGTCGACCAAATCGTCAAGAAGGTGGAAAAACAATTATCGCCGACGGTTGCTTCATTAGCGGTGAAATAA
- a CDS encoding polymer-forming cytoskeletal protein has translation MGIFKSKRRPNRQEGGKTIIADGCFISGEISELKGSLHIDGRVEGIIDSDFDVSIGVTGHVSGLLKARSIVLSGVLDGKVACEKIDILQSGKLIGELISGELTVETGGKFIGQSHEMTEGGMVVSLPETFAQLTHRANKSQEALTDHQESKVLKASEPNKSDD, from the coding sequence ATGGGCATCTTTAAGTCTAAGCGTCGACCAAATCGTCAAGAAGGTGGAAAAACAATTATCGCCGACGGTTGCTTCATTAGCGGTGAAATAAGCGAGCTTAAGGGTTCGTTACATATCGATGGTCGAGTTGAAGGCATCATTGATAGTGATTTTGATGTTTCTATTGGCGTTACAGGGCATGTTTCAGGCTTGCTTAAAGCTAGAAGTATTGTGCTAAGTGGCGTCTTAGATGGCAAGGTGGCCTGTGAAAAAATTGATATTTTGCAAAGTGGCAAATTGATTGGTGAACTCATAAGTGGCGAATTAACGGTTGAAACGGGTGGCAAGTTTATCGGTCAAAGCCATGAAATGACGGAAGGGGGTATGGTTGTAAGTTTACCCGAAACTTTTGCTCAGTTAACGCATAGAGCGAATAAGAGTCAAGAAGCTTTAACTGACCACCAAGAGTCAAAGGTGCTTAAAGCTAGTGAACCAAATAAGAGTGATGATTAA
- a CDS encoding aspartate-semialdehyde dehydrogenase — MTKLYDVAVVGATGAVGETILKVLEERNFPVGTLYPLASSRSAGKKIEFNGAWIEVLDLETFDFSKAQIGLFSPGASVSKIYAPKAAEAGCIVIDNTSEFRYDDDIPLVVPEVNPEAIVGYKNRGIIANPNCSTIQMLVALKPIYDAVGISRVNVATYQAVSGTGKEAIEELAKQTANLLNMKPVETKVYPKQIAFNCIPQIDVFMENGYTKEEMKMVWETKKIMGDDSILVNPTAVRVPVFFGHSEAVHIETKEKMTAEQAKALFAKADGIVLIDEHVDGGYPTAVSDAANTNPVYVGRIREDITIPNGLNLWVVADNVRKGAATNTVQIAEVLIKDYI; from the coding sequence ATGACAAAGTTATACGATGTTGCAGTGGTTGGTGCTACAGGTGCCGTTGGTGAAACCATTTTAAAAGTACTTGAAGAACGTAATTTCCCAGTTGGAACGTTATACCCATTAGCCAGTAGTCGTTCGGCAGGTAAAAAAATTGAATTTAATGGCGCCTGGATTGAAGTGTTAGATTTAGAAACCTTTGATTTTTCAAAGGCACAAATTGGCCTATTCTCTCCAGGTGCAAGTGTCTCTAAAATTTATGCGCCCAAAGCGGCTGAGGCAGGTTGTATCGTTATCGACAATACCTCTGAATTCCGTTACGACGATGATATTCCATTAGTGGTTCCTGAAGTAAATCCTGAAGCGATTGTAGGTTATAAGAATCGTGGCATTATTGCTAATCCTAACTGCTCAACGATTCAAATGTTAGTTGCGTTAAAGCCCATTTATGATGCGGTAGGGATAAGTCGTGTTAACGTAGCAACGTATCAAGCTGTTTCAGGTACAGGTAAAGAAGCTATTGAAGAGTTGGCGAAACAAACCGCTAATTTACTCAATATGAAACCCGTAGAAACTAAGGTTTACCCAAAACAGATTGCTTTTAACTGTATTCCTCAAATTGATGTGTTTATGGAGAATGGTTACACCAAAGAAGAGATGAAAATGGTGTGGGAAACAAAGAAAATTATGGGAGATGACTCTATCTTGGTTAACCCTACAGCGGTGCGTGTGCCCGTTTTCTTTGGCCATAGTGAAGCTGTGCACATTGAAACAAAAGAAAAAATGACTGCTGAACAAGCGAAAGCTCTGTTTGCAAAGGCGGATGGTATTGTTTTAATTGATGAACATGTTGATGGTGGCTACCCAACAGCGGTGAGTGATGCCGCTAATACAAATCCAGTGTATGTTGGTCGTATTCGAGAAGATATCACGATTCCAAACGGTTTGAATCTTTGGGTCGTTGCAGATAATGTTCGTAAAGGTGCCGCAACCAATACGGTGCAGATTGCTGAAGTTCTGATTAAAGATTACATTTAG
- the truA gene encoding tRNA pseudouridine(38-40) synthase TruA — MKKVALCVEYIGTNYCGWQRQSHCASVQEQVETALASIAAHKVDVHCAGRTDTGVHSIGQIVHFETHVIRPNKAWVQGVNTQLPGDIRIRWAKEVTDDFHARFSAVARQYRYVIYNREVHSAVLNGRVTWEPYKLDETLMNEAAQSLLGENDFSSFRASACQASHAMRELQSINVSRKGDMVFIDIQANAFLHHMVRNITGTLVEVGKKHQPVSWVAELLQVKDRTLAAATAPASGLFFVNAIYPPALHIPQVVVDEVLWQ, encoded by the coding sequence GTGAAGAAAGTTGCCCTTTGTGTTGAATATATCGGCACAAATTATTGTGGCTGGCAGAGACAGAGTCACTGTGCCTCTGTTCAAGAACAGGTTGAAACGGCATTAGCGAGTATTGCTGCACATAAGGTTGATGTGCATTGTGCTGGCAGAACGGATACTGGTGTGCATTCAATTGGTCAGATAGTGCATTTTGAAACCCATGTTATTCGACCTAATAAAGCCTGGGTGCAAGGTGTTAACACTCAGTTGCCAGGGGATATTCGTATTCGTTGGGCAAAGGAAGTGACTGATGATTTTCACGCACGTTTTTCGGCCGTTGCGAGACAGTATCGATATGTTATTTATAACAGAGAAGTACACTCAGCAGTATTGAATGGTCGAGTGACTTGGGAGCCTTATAAGTTAGATGAAACCTTAATGAATGAGGCGGCACAAAGCTTATTGGGTGAGAATGATTTTAGTTCTTTCAGAGCTTCGGCTTGCCAAGCGAGCCATGCGATGCGTGAACTTCAATCAATCAACGTTTCGCGTAAAGGTGATATGGTTTTTATTGATATTCAAGCCAATGCTTTTTTGCATCATATGGTAAGAAATATAACGGGCACTTTAGTTGAAGTTGGTAAGAAGCATCAACCAGTTAGTTGGGTGGCGGAGTTGTTACAGGTAAAAGACCGAACACTTGCAGCCGCCACCGCACCCGCGAGTGGCTTGTTTTTTGTAAATGCAATATATCCGCCAGCATTACACATACCTCAAGTGGTTGTAGATGAAGTGTTGTGGCAGTAA
- a CDS encoding phosphoribosylanthranilate isomerase: protein MPLRTRVKICGLTSVNDAILAVNAGADAIGLVFYEPSPRHVELTQAAKIAQSIPAFVTKTALFVNPEANYVKQVLDAVSIDLIQFHGDESAEFCAQFAKPYIKAVRMQKSTDLHALALEFKECRGMLLDAYVAGVPGGTGEKFNWEWIPKEFDLPIILAGGLTSSNVKQAIQTASPWAVDVSGGVEASKGIKSPEKIKQFMQQVMSTV from the coding sequence ATGCCTTTAAGAACACGTGTTAAAATTTGCGGTCTGACTTCTGTTAATGATGCAATCTTGGCAGTGAATGCTGGAGCGGATGCAATTGGTTTGGTTTTTTATGAGCCTAGCCCTAGGCATGTTGAGTTAACTCAAGCTGCGAAAATTGCGCAATCCATTCCAGCCTTTGTTACTAAGACAGCGCTGTTTGTTAACCCAGAAGCGAATTATGTTAAGCAAGTTTTGGATGCCGTTTCCATTGATTTAATTCAGTTTCACGGTGATGAAAGCGCTGAGTTTTGTGCGCAGTTTGCTAAGCCCTATATTAAGGCGGTGCGTATGCAGAAGTCGACCGACCTACACGCTTTAGCTCTTGAGTTTAAAGAGTGTAGAGGGATGTTGCTCGATGCTTACGTAGCAGGAGTGCCAGGAGGTACGGGTGAAAAGTTTAATTGGGAGTGGATTCCAAAAGAGTTTGACTTACCAATCATTCTAGCTGGAGGCTTGACCTCTTCAAATGTTAAGCAAGCAATTCAGACAGCGTCTCCTTGGGCGGTCGATGTTAGCGGTGGTGTTGAAGCTTCAAAAGGCATTAAATCACCAGAAAAAATTAAGCAATTTATGCAACAAGTAATGAGTACAGTTTAA